A stretch of the Arachis stenosperma cultivar V10309 chromosome 6, arast.V10309.gnm1.PFL2, whole genome shotgun sequence genome encodes the following:
- the LOC130932694 gene encoding uncharacterized protein LOC130932694 isoform X5, with translation MVTRLAFWTVRTFSLFPLSPACSSSRARFSGKCLNKGMDVDTHLLPKSTKSANFRLCNVSGYKSEILEIHAVAPIMHVLLVPGNPGVILFYKDFVEFLYDQLEGNASITAIGHISHTRKNWEHGRLFSLEEQINHKVDFIREELQKNEIPIVLVGHSIGSYIAIEIFKRFPGKVKYCVGLYPFLTMNPESKTQLVIGKISESQILSIALCYLIASLGLLPVRALRFIIRNSVAKSWSTDAVDATCSHLSQYHVMRNVFYMAMTEFRKDFGLQHIKVAFATPFLQ, from the exons ATGGTTACCCGTCTTGCTTTCTGGACTGTCCGTACATTCTCTCTCTTCCCGCTGTCTCCTGCTTGCTCTTCCAGCAG GGCAAGGTTTAGTGGAAAGTGTTTGAATAAGGGAATGGATGTAGACACTCATTTGCTTCCCAAGTCTACTAAGTCTGCTAATTTTCGATTATGCAATGTCTCAGG ttACAAATCTGAAATATTGGAGATTCACGCTGTTGCTCCAATTATGCATGTTCTGCTTGTGCCTGGGAACCCAG GTGTTATTTTATTCTACAAAGACTTTGTGGAGTTTCTATATGACCAGCTTGAGGGAAATGCCTCTATCACAG CTATTGGCCACATCTCTCACACGAGAAAG AATTGGGAGCATGGACGGTTGTTCTCCTTAGAAGAACAAATCAATCATAAG GTTGATTTCATCAGAGAGGAATTGCAAAAGAATGAGATTCCTATAGTACTG GTCGGGCACTCTATTGGTTCTTACATAGCCATTGAAATATTCAAGAGGTTTCCAGGGAAG GTGAAATATTGTGTTGGACTTTATCCATTTTTGACAATGAACCCAGAGTCAAAAACACAGTTGGTTATTGGAAAGATTTCAGA ATCCCAAATTCTATCAATTGCTCTTTGTTACCTGATAGCATCATTAGGATTGTTGCCCGTCCGGGCTTTGAGGTTTATAATCAGAAATTCCGTGGCAAAGTCATGGTCAACTGATGCAGTTGATGCTACCTGCTCTCATTTGTCACAG TATCATGTAATGCGGAATGTCTTCTACATGGCCATGACTGAATTCAGAAAG GATTTTGGTCTCCAACACATCAAAGTCGCCTTTGCAACTCCTTTTCTACAGTAA
- the LOC130932694 gene encoding uncharacterized protein LOC130932694 isoform X2, producing MVTRLAFWTVRTFSLFPLSPACSSSRARFSGKCLNKGMDVDTHLLPKSTKSANFRLCNVSGYKSEILEIHAVAPIMHVLLVPGNPGVILFYKDFVEFLYDQLEGNASITAIGHISHTRKNWEHGRLFSLEEQINHKVDFIREELQKNEIPIVLVGHSIGSYIAIEIFKRFPGKVKYCVGLYPFLTMNPESKTQLVIGKISESQILSIALCYLIASLGLLPVRALRFIIRNSVAKSWSTDAVDATCSHLSQYHVMRNVFYMAMTEFRKLVIIAAHPVTAIVEPVATFLLPSPFSLCKFSPISLSLIVSLLSSSLLLPQTHHLVTVAMSPDVAVAVSSEYVTE from the exons ATGGTTACCCGTCTTGCTTTCTGGACTGTCCGTACATTCTCTCTCTTCCCGCTGTCTCCTGCTTGCTCTTCCAGCAG GGCAAGGTTTAGTGGAAAGTGTTTGAATAAGGGAATGGATGTAGACACTCATTTGCTTCCCAAGTCTACTAAGTCTGCTAATTTTCGATTATGCAATGTCTCAGG ttACAAATCTGAAATATTGGAGATTCACGCTGTTGCTCCAATTATGCATGTTCTGCTTGTGCCTGGGAACCCAG GTGTTATTTTATTCTACAAAGACTTTGTGGAGTTTCTATATGACCAGCTTGAGGGAAATGCCTCTATCACAG CTATTGGCCACATCTCTCACACGAGAAAG AATTGGGAGCATGGACGGTTGTTCTCCTTAGAAGAACAAATCAATCATAAG GTTGATTTCATCAGAGAGGAATTGCAAAAGAATGAGATTCCTATAGTACTG GTCGGGCACTCTATTGGTTCTTACATAGCCATTGAAATATTCAAGAGGTTTCCAGGGAAG GTGAAATATTGTGTTGGACTTTATCCATTTTTGACAATGAACCCAGAGTCAAAAACACAGTTGGTTATTGGAAAGATTTCAGA ATCCCAAATTCTATCAATTGCTCTTTGTTACCTGATAGCATCATTAGGATTGTTGCCCGTCCGGGCTTTGAGGTTTATAATCAGAAATTCCGTGGCAAAGTCATGGTCAACTGATGCAGTTGATGCTACCTGCTCTCATTTGTCACAG TATCATGTAATGCGGAATGTCTTCTACATGGCCATGACTGAATTCAGAAAG CTCGTCATCATCGCTGCTCATCCCGTTACCGCCATTGTTGAGCCCGTCGCCACCTTTCTTCTGCCGAGTCCCTTTTCTCTATGTAAATTCTCccccatctctctctctctcattgtgAGTCTGTTAagttcttctcttcttcttccacagACTCATCACTTAGTCACCGTCGCTATGAGCCCGGACGTTGCCGTTGCAGTTTCAtctgagtatgtcactgaataa